Within the Paenibacillus pabuli genome, the region TTATGAGCAAAGTTTGGATGCCGATGAATTGCTGTATTCATTAATGAGAGGCAGCGCAGAACCGAATCTGGTCAAAATCAAACGCGCTATCCGGGAACGCAATAGCCAATATGCGCATCTTGCCGAGTTAAGGAAGCAATTCAACAAGCAGACGAAAGCGTTCAACGGGGCCAATGCGAAGCTTGTTCAAATGGAACAAGCCAGTTAAAGATGCGTTTGATTTCGGGGTGTCTATTTATCTATCTGATTGAGCTAGCGACCAGCCGTGTAAGTACTAGTATGCAGAATGAAGCAACATGGACAAGCATCATTGCGTATAAGCTAACGGAGGTGTTCATATGCGAAATACAATGAATATTAGTGCATCATTACTCGTTTTACTCATGGGATTCTCACTTGTGGCCTGTGGTAACAGCAGTCCTGCAGCGCAGCCACCAACCAAAAATACAGGGGAACAGACGCCTGCACCGGAGCAGCAGCAAAATGACAGTGTGGTGATCGAAGCAGAAGGCATTTTGACGGGCTGGGCAGATCCTCACACGGTAGAGATCCGTGTCAAGGAGGTTCCGATGGCTTTCCAGGTTGAAGAGAATGTGCAGAAATCCTTTGATGACATTGATGATGAAGATTCAGTACAATTCAAATATGTAGAGAGAACGATTGAGAGCGGCGACAGTACAACCAAGCAGCTGGTGCTTACGGAAATTACGAAGATTGAAGCGGATGAACCGAACGGTTCCAATGCAGGCGATAACGTGACATCAGATCGTCCCAAAACAACAGAACTCGAAGTAACAGTGGAAGGCATGACGGAGAAGCGTCTAGCTGAACTTGCTCAAGGTGAGGGGTACTCGCTGTATGTGTTCGAACCCATGGCCTTTGATGCAGATGACGACGAATTGACAATGAAGATTGATCCTGACTACAAAGTGGAGATCGAAAAGCTTCCTTCAGACTTCAATCTGGATGCGCTGAAGATGGATGCCAAGGAAGAGCTGAGCGAAACGGGAGAGGTCAAGGAACTGAGCAAGGAAGAGCTCAGCAATGGCCCGATGAAGGATGCAAGACTATATATGATGTCTCAAAACGATAAAAAGACGGAGTATTTCATTGTAAAAGAATTGGATGGCAATGGTTTCATTTTCCACATTGATGCACCTGTAGGTGAACCATCTGAGGGATTCCTGCCGCTGGCGTATGTATCCCTGAATTCCATCATGAATGAAGAGAACACCACCAAATAACATGAAAGAGCCGGAAGGAACAATGCTTGGGCATAGGTTCCTCCCGGCTTTTTTTGCCTTGTTCTATTCAGTTTATACATCATCTACCGTTTACCTGAGGCGCGTCAGGTTAAAATGGCCGATTCCTTGCGCCCTTTGAGTTCCTCGTATCGGGCGACAACATGCTGATGAACCAGGTGTTCGTCGGGAATGCCCATGCGTTCACGAATGAAGGCGGAGACGCCATCTTCACGAATCATGTGTTGGAGCTTCATGGCTTCCTCGTCCTGCTCGTGATCGAAGAGCATTGCGGCAGCCATAGCGGAAGTAAGATGGGGAATTTCTATTCCGAATTCGCTGGCCTGCATCGCTGGGCGAACAAGCCGGTCATAAGGCGATAGCTTGCGAAGGGGTGAACGTCCGACCCGGGTAACCTGATCTGTCAGGTTGGGGTTGGCAAAGCGTTCGAGAATGGTATGGATATATTGGCTGTGTTTTTGAGGATGAAACCCGTGTTTTCTCACAAGCATGGCTCCCGTTTCCTCCATGACCTGTTTAACCTTGGCACGCAGTGTGGCGTTACTCATGACTTGCCTGATCGTCTTGAATTCTTCGAGATATCCGAAGTATGCAGCCACACAGTGACCTGTATTCACGGTAAACATCTTGCGCTCAATATAAGGCTCAAGGGAGTCGACGTAGTGTACGCCTTCAATCTCCTTGAATCCATCCAGCAGCGCCGGACGGTGAACGACCCATTCATAAAAAGGTTCAACGGTGACCTGCAGCGGATCCTTATGGTTTTGCGCCGGGACAATCCGGTCGACGGCTGCATTGGGGAACGAGATATAGCGGTCGGCTTTGGTACGAGTCTGTTCGTCCAGAAACGGATATACCCGTTTCTTTAGGCGAGTGCTGCCTCCGATGGCATTCTCGCAAGCGATGATATGGAGGGGTGCCTGATTGTTGTTTTTCATGCGGAGATATATGCCTTTGGCAATGGGTTCGGCAATATCCTCAAGTGCGGATACACCGACCGCTGTCGTAATGAGATCAGCTGATGCAATCTGCTCAGCCACGCGATCTTGTTCGCCCACATGAATGGCCGTGACGTTGCTGACCATGGTTGTGTCCTGATCTGCATTAGCGAGGGTAATGGGATACTCTTTCCTTTTTTGCAGCATGGAGATCTTCTTCGGGTTACGTGCGACAAAGCAGACTTCATAATCGGAAGCGGACAACATATGACCGATAAAACCGCGGCCTATATTGCCCGCTCCAAAATGTACAGCTTTCATGTGTGAACTCCCCCTTTAAAATTTGAAATGCGAAATTCGTGCAGACCTAGACGGTGGTGACGAGGGGTTTCGAGATCAAATCGTTTAATTCGAGGTCGGTCAGGCATGACAGCCGTTGGTGAGGCATATCGAAATCCAGCGTTCCTGTTATGGTATTGGAGATTACGACACAGTGAATACCAGCTGCAGCAGCTGCACGTGCGCCGTTAGGTGAATCCTCAATCGCTACGGCTTCGTCTGCAGTTACTCCAAGCGCTTCCAGTGCTTGAGCGTATAATTCCGGGTCAGGCTTCACATGGGCCACATCGTCAGCTGTTCGAATCACTTCGAAGTAATCCTTCAGTTTCAGTTGTTCCAGATGCTGTTCGACCCACTCCCGTTTGGAGCTTGAGGCAACGGCCAGTTTTAATCCGGCCTCGCGTGCCGCTTCGAGGTAATTCTGGATGCCTGGTCTTACCTGCTCCTTGTTCATCAGTGCTGCATGCTGCAGCTGAACCGCTTCCCTGAACGCTTCCCGATCGATCGGAAGATTCAAATCTGTGATGAGGTACTCATAGGGATTGAATGTTTTCAGACTGGTACCAATGCATTGCGAATATATCTCCAGGGTCAAGTTCACGCCGTGTTCCTTGTAGGCATCACGAAAAGCGATATACCATGCTGTCTCCGTATCAATAATCGTTCCATCGAAATCAAAAACCAGTGCCTTAATCATAAATTTGTTCCTCCTGTTTCAGAATTTGTTTTGGGATAAAACAAAAGAAAAAATTGCAAATTTCCCCTTTGTTACTTTTGCGTTGCGGCAGATTAGTTGACGCGAATGCTTGTTGAGAATTATAAATGTGGAAAAATTTAAGCGTTGAAGCTAATAAAACCGTAACATGGGACAAACTTAGGGGTCAAGCGCGTCATGATTGTTCACATTGAAAATTTGCACATAAATGACGTGTTTTCAGAAAGTGGCGAAGGTGGCAAACCGTTATGACCTATGCATGTAAGCGGTGTACTGAAAAAACGGTTTTCTCCGTTGAAAAAAAATAAACTTTTTTTGCGATATGGAGAGATAACAAGCGTTCCACCTTTTTCGACACATTTATAATAGAAGAGAGCCCTTGAGAATTTGTACGATTTAAAGAAGCCAGGCTGCATCTTTTTAAAATTCTTTACGGCAGAACAGCCCTTGTGGGAGAATGGAAGAGATATGTTGAAAGTTAGGACGCAGAGGAGGGACCGGCGATGCTGGATAAGGATCGATTTAACGGATGTTTACTTGGACTAGCGGCAGGGGATGCACTGGGAACGACAGTGGAGTTTAGCAGCCCAGGCACATTTGAGCCTGTAACCGATATTGTGGGGGGCGGTGTGTTTGGCTTGGCTCCCGGACAGTGGACGGATGACACGTCAATGGCGCTATGTCTGGCCGAAAGTCTGGTGAGAAAAGAACATTTTGATCCGGCGGATCAGATGCGCAGATACACGAATTGGTATGAAGTCGGCTACATGAGCAGTACCGGAACATGCTTTGATATTGGTGGGGCCACGCGAAATGCGCTGGAGCGATTCAGGGTGACCGAAGAGCCTTATAGCGGATCTACGGATCCGATGACGGCCGGTAACGGATCAATTATGCGGCTCGCGCCTATTGCTATGGCATATGCCAACCATCCGCAGGATGCTGTGCATTATGGGAAGCTGAGCTCACGCACTACCCATGCAGCCACGGAAAGCGTGGAAGCTTGCGAGGTGCTGGCAGCTATACTGGTTGCAGGACTGCGTGGAGCGGACAAGCATACCATGCTGCTGTCGGAGACATGCCATCAGTGGAGAAGTGAGGCTTCTTTTACCCCAGCGATTGAAGAGGTTGTGCGTGGATCCTACCGCGATAAGGAACCTCCTGAAATTCAGGGGAGCGGCTATGTCGTCCGTTCGTTGGAAGCGGCATTGTGGGCTTTTCATAAGTCTTCCACGTTTGAAGAAGGTGCACTGTTGGCCGTTAATCTCGGTGATGATGCAGATACAACCGGTGCCGTGTACGGACAGATTGCGGGTGCCTATTACGGACGGAGCGGCATCCCCGCACACTGGCAGAACAAGCTTGCGATGCTGGAAACGTTTGAGTCGTTAAACGAGGCGATGTGGGTGAAGGCGGAAGGAATGTCTTCCAAGAATAATTAAGAAATAGGAATTACAACAGAGACAGAAGATGGAGACAGGAGAAGAGAACATCATATGAACAAGACAGAACGACGTGCTTCGAAATCGGGAAAAGGAGGGGCATTTCCGTTATCCCTTCTATGCCTGACGGTAGGAGCATTCGCTATTGGAATGACCGAATTTATCATTATGGGATTGCTGCCGAATGTGGCTGCCGATCTGCATGTGAGTATTCCGCAGGCAGGCCAACTGATTACGGGCTATGCACTGGGAGTCGCCGTTGGCGCGCCGATTCTGACCGTGTTTACCCATAAGATACCGCAGAAAAAACTGCTGGTGCTGCTGATGTGCATTTTTATCATCGGTAACGCACTATCCGTCATTGCACCAACGTATGGCTTGCTGATTTCGGCACGCATTTTGACTGCATTTGCACATGGTACATTTCTCGGCGTAGGGTCGCTCATGGCCACTCGTCTGGTTGCGCCTGAGAGAAGGGCGGGCGCGGTGTCCGTTGTGCTTGCAGGACTTACGATTGCAAACATTATTGGGGTACCCTTCGGTACATTTATCGGCCAACAGCTCGGATGGAGATCATCATTCGGGGCCATTACGATCCTGGGTATTGTCTCATTGATCGGCATCATTCGATTCATTCCGGTTATTTCGCAAGGGGAGCCTGCGAACCTCGGACAGCAGTTCCGTAATCTTGTTCGTCCTCAGGTGTTATTAATATTGCTCATTGGTGCCATGGGTTGTGGAAGCCTCTTCGCGGTATTTACGTATATTACACCCATGTTAGTGGATATCAGCGGATTTGCGGAGCAAAGTGTAACATGGATACTGGTACTGTTCGGCGTTGGTGTGACGCTCGGGAACATGTTGGGTGGCCGGCTGGCCGACTGGAAACTGATGCCGTCCCTGATGGTCAACTTCGGCGTGCTGGCTGTACTTTTGGCTGCACTCACTTTGACGCTGGAGAATCCATATCTGGCGGTCATTACAATCTTCTGCTGGGGTGTTGCGGCGTTCGGGATTATGCCGGGTCTGCAGATTCGAATCATGAATATGACTCGCGAAGCACCGCTGCTTGCGACCACATCAAGCCACTCCGCGTTTAACCTGGGGAATGCAGGTGGAGCCTATATTGGCGGGTTCGCGATTACGCATACGGGACTTATTTCCGTACCATTGTACGCATCAGTCATCGCGGCTCTGGGTTTGCTTGGGCTTGTGATCAGTCTGGGGATGGAACGCAAACAGCGTTTACCCGAAATCCCGGACGTTGTGGAGCCTGCGCCGCTCAGCTGAGTTTAGGGGAAGTAGATGGAAGGATGCAGCCTCTGCTCCGCAGTAATGTGGAGTGGAGGCTTCTTTGCAGTTTTAACTAGAAAAAGACAAACCATCCTGATTGAAGTATTATTGGTATAACATAACGGACACCATACAGGCCCTGAAAGGATCATTACAGTGAGGAAAATCATTAATTTTATTCTAGTTTTGCTGATCATCTGGGTAGCGCTACTGTATCCTTTTCGTTTGGCTTGGTTTGAAGGTGTGCTTCAGATTCCTGAAGATCTTCATGCTGTTTTCTTGGTTTTTTTATTCTTTGGATATCTGATTTGTTCCTCGGGCACAGGACTTCTTCTGGGCAAGATGTGCTTCAGGCGAAAAGAGGAGTAGTTCAGGGAAGTTAAGTTGAGAAATGGCTATCGCAAGAAACTTGCTTCAAGGGAGGTACTTCAGCATGGAACATGGTTCACTGAATCAAGCGATGTTAAAGATAAAAAAGTGGCCCAAAGATCCGATCGCGGCGGGACGCCGTCATACCGTTGGGCTTACATCTGACGGTCTGGTGATGGCTGTTGGTGATAATAAAATGGGTCAATGTGAAGTCAGCGGCTGGCGGGATATCATTGCGGTCGCAGCAGGTAATGTACATATGGCGACAAATACAGGCAATGTCCACACCATCGCACTGAAATTGGATCGCACCGTGGAGGCTGTGGGATGGAACAAGGATGGCCAGTGCGAGGTAACCGACTGGCACGATATTGTAGCCATTGCGGCGGGTTGGCGTCACACCATCGGTCTGCAGTCGGATGGTAAGGTGGTCGCTGTGGGTCGGCATCAAGAAGGTCAATGCCAGATAAGTAGTTGGAATGATATGGTGGCAGTAACTGCAGGAGACTGGCATACCCTCGGCCTGAAGGCAGACGGAACCGTGCTGGCTGTAGGGAATAACCGATATCGCCAATGTGAAGTCAGTGGCTGGCGTAATGTGGTAATGGTCGCTGCGGGTTATCTCCATTCCGCTGGTCTACAATCAGACGGTACGGTGCTCGCTGTGGGTAGTAATAAACATGGTCAATGCGATGTAGGCAGCTGGCACGGTGTCGAGGCGATTGCGGTGGGGAGTAATCATACCATTGGCCTGAAAGCAGACGGTACGGTTTCCGCTGCAGGCTGGAATACGTATGGCCAGTGTAATGTAAGTGACTGGCACGATATTGTTGCCGTAGCGGCAGGTTGTGCCCATACTGTAGGACTTAAATCAGACGGTACGTTGGTTGCTGTCGGAGATAATACATATGGACAATGTGATGTAAGTGGATGGCAAGGCATTCGTATGCCGGGGAATATTTAAGAAAGGATTCTTCGTGTAGCGTCACTCTGTCGTAGAAAGATGAATTTGAGTGCAGAGCAATATAGTTCGTAGAAGTCGCCAATATGGCGGCTTTTTTTGTTAAGGGAATTAATAGGATACTCTCCTTGCGTTAATTTGTCTGAATTGTCCAGTGTTGACAAATGGGATCATTAAATACTTGTTATCCGAATTTTAAAAGGAAAATAGTCCCTGAAAGTAAGGACTATCCTACTATATCCTAAAATTAGGAAAATGCCGATAATCATTTATTAGACTCCATTTATATCACTCTTAAGGTATCAAATGGATAAAAGACTTAAAGGAGGAAGGCAACTTTCATGAGTTTGAGAAAAAGTTTTATCGTTTTTCTGGTCGTTTTGTTCGTGATGGGGACTATTCTTCCGACAAGCGGATATGCGCTTTCGGATCAAGCAGATGCCATAATAATGACCGAAAGCAGCGCGGAGAATGTTGATGTATCTATGGAGGATTTAGCTTTACCAGACGCTGAAAATCTGGATGTTTTTGATCCGGACATTCACGAAGAACCAGAGGGTGTGGATGAAGATATCGAAGATCTAGAAGATACACCAACGGTAACTGAAGATACGTATGGTGAGGGTTTCTTTACGACTCAAGCCATGGCATTAGCTGAAGAGCAAGTTATTGTAATGTATCCTGGTGATTCTTATAGTTTCACGAATACTGGAACTCGCACTCGGTCCTTGAGCACAGATGCTGCCACATCGAGAAGCAGTTCTTATGACTATGTCGTATATAGAGCAGATGGAAGTATTTCAACAGATAACTTGAATTCAACGAGCAGCTTATCCGTAGGAGCAGGGTATACCGCTGTTGTGACTTCAAGTGGGAGCAATGCTTTTACAGCAGCTATACCGGCTGATTTCACCTATAATATATCCGCCAATCCTGCTTTAAACAAAGTAACTTTGTCTAAAGGCGAGAGCTATCGGTTCGTTAATGAAGGTACACAGTCGAGAGCCATAAGCGCGGACACGTCTACTGCTCAAGACCGAAGATATGACTATGCCATTTATCATGAAGATGGAAGTCTGGGTAGTTCAAATTTTGAATCAACCGGTAAACCTTACATAGGGGCAGGATACGAGCTCATCATTACAGGTGCCGGATCACAACCGGTTACCGTCGGACTCCCTTACGAAGTCTACAGTGGCGAGTGGAGCGATGAACCTGCGTATACCCGAGTGACGCTGGGTCAAGGCGAAAGCTACCAATTTACCAATATCAGCGCTAAATCTGATGCGCTCCAAAGTGATGGGTCCACCAAAGACAAACATGATTATGTCGTTTATCTTCCGGACGGGACGGAAAGTTCCACCGGGACGAATACATCGACTAAGCCCACGGTAGCTGCGGGGAGAACCGCTGTAGTGACCTTGGTAACAGCAACACCCGTAACGTATGGTGTACCGTATCGGACATTTGATGTTCAAAAGGCTGGTGGCGATGCCATTACTCGAGTTAACGTATATCCCGGAGAATCCGTGATTTTTCGAAATAATGGTTCCTTAGCCAATCCGATTAAAAACAATGCGAGCAGCTCAAACGGAGCCCTTTTTGATTATGTTCTGTACACAGCAGAAGACGTCGTTCATTCAGATGGCTTCAACAAAAATACAAATCCGATCATTCGTTCTCAGGGTTATGCAGTTGTGACCGTTGTCGGACAGGTCCCCATTGAGTTTAGCTACACGGATGATTTCTCGGTCGAAGACAGCATGGAACCTGCGTACCATCGGGTAACACTGAACCAGGGAGAAAGCGTGACATTCTGGAATAACAGTACCGACCGGGAATATCTCGACAGTGATGCGTCTACCAGCCAAGGGCGCATATTCGACTACGTGACATATTACCCTGATGGCACAGAACGGAGTACAAAAAAAGCAACGGCAGTTGAACCTGTTGTATTTTATGGGAACAAAGCTGTAGTTACGAATGTATCCGCTCAACCGGTAACCATAGGTGCGATTTACACGATTTTTGATGTAGAGGGTCGACCGAATGAAGCGCTAAGCAAGATTACCGTGTCTCCAGGCCAATCTGTAAAATTCCATAATGGCGGTTCACTTAGCAACCCGATCCGGAGTAATGCCAAGTCGGTAGGTTCTCTATATGATGTCGCGGTGTATAAAGCGGATGGTAGAGCACACAGTGACAAATTCAATAACAATGGTAGTCTCGCTACAATTCCATCCGGTGGTGAAGCCATCGTTACCGTAGTGGGAAGTACACCCGTATTATTCGAATACACGGATGATTTCTCTGTAGTGGATAGCCAGGAACCGGCTTATCTGCGTGTGACTTTGAATCAAGGGGAGAGTTACGCCTTCAACAATACGAGTTCAGATTCGGAAAGACTCCGAAACGATGCTTCCAGCAGCGCTGGACGAGTGTATGATTACACGATTTACAACGTAGATGGAACCGAGTCCAGTAGCAGAACAGCAACTGCGATTGAACCGACAATTTTGGGTGGCAAGAAAGTTGTCGTTACGAATGTCTCTGGTCAACCTATAACGTTTGGAGGAATTTACCGCGTCTTCCGCGGACAAGACGATGAAGTGCCTTCACCTGAATTGGAAATCACCATCAACCAAGGGCAGAGCGCAGTGTTTACGAATCCGGGTTCGGAACCTGCTGAACTTCAACGGATCGCAGGAGAAACTTCCGTTGTGGATTATGTGGTCTACGATAAAACGGATAAAGCATTGTACTTTGTGGAAGGTAGAAGTCATGCAACATTGGAGATTCCAGCGGGTGCAACGCTTGTCGTCACCGTAGTATCTTCGGAGCCGGTAACGATCCAATATGCCTCTCCTGTGACAGTCAGTTCGAGTCAGGAACCTGCACTCATCAAACGGGATTTGGCGCCAAACAACACGGTGTTGTTCTCGAATACATCATCCTATGAAGCAATGCTTGCGGGACCTCCTATAGAAGGAGGAGGCTATGATTACGTTATTCGAGACCAGAACCAAGTCATTGTTAGAGAAGGAAAGAACGCGACAGGAGCACAATTTGTGCCTGGGCATTCTGACATCCAGGTGCAGAACGTATCAACTCAAACGCTGCATCTTGTAGGTGCTTATCGCCAATTTGTGGTCAAGGAAGTGAATGTGGAGTTTCTGACCTTGTATGAGAGTGTAGAGACGGCGTTGCCTACTGTTCAGCAAGGCAATGTGTATTATCGTTTTTCCCCATACGGTACTGGTAAGTATCGGATCGCAATTAAAGAGTCAGGAGACTTTTCGATCGAACCTAGGCTTGAGTTATATACAGATAAGGAACTGAGCAATGCAATAGCAGCTTCAGTGGAACAGGAGCAGGTGTATGGTGAACAGTATACCGTGCTGGAGTGGGAGCTTCAGGGTGGACAGACCTATTATCTGAAGCTGAGTGAAAAGGATGGAAAATCAGTTCAAGGGGTCATTAAGGCTGCTCAAATGTACATTCGTAATGATAGCTCTTATGAATATGGCTATGGCAATCAATTGCTTAAAGTTGTGTTATTTACGGGAGATCAGATTGTATTTGAGTATGATCGCAATGGAAACCTGACGAAACGTACGAAAAAGATTTACCCCTTTAATTAATAATTGTCTAAATCTAGGTTGAGGTGATGGAGTGTTTAAGAAAATAACGATCATTTGGCTTTGCGCCATTTTGGTACTTAGTGGACTCGGTTCTTTTGGATATGGGGGACAAGCAGCTGCGGCAGAAGGGAAGGATTCTATTCCTTCTGCAACCTACATTACAATCCATAGTTTAAAAGAGCAATTTGGTATTGGAGAAGATTGGATTGTACAGAAACTAGATCAAGGGTACTCATTGTATCAACTGTACAAGGCTTTACAAACAGACCGCACAGGCGGCGAGGCAGCAGAGAAATGGCTAGAAACGCAAGAGACTAGTAAACCGATTCAAATGGAGGGGCTAAGCCCTTCCGGATCGCCACAAGAAAACACATTTTCAATTAACGCCATTGTAGAAGATGCTCCAGGTACCGGAACGACCGTGGATGAAACGGGGCTAAACCATGTCGATATCCGGGACGATGCATCACTGTACATGACGTCTTATGGAGCGGAATCGATTTCCACTGCTACAGGGGAGATGATGGTTAGTAGCACAGACCTCTCTCTACCAGGCCTGATTCCGTTTGATCTGACACGTATCTATGACAGTGCTAGAGCAAGTGGACAGCTCGGCGTTCAATACGACGAAACGACACAAACCTATTCCAATGTAGTCACGCCACGTAAGGAAGAACTCAATACGGGATTGGGACAAGGGTGGCGCTGGGATATACCCTACATGGAAACTCGCGGGGATGAACGGTTTATCCTTATTCCAGGCGTAGGTTATTATCGCCTAAACGCTAATCTTGAGCTTGAAGGTTACGTATGGAATGATTTAACCGTGAAGCAAGATACGACTGTGACTGTGGATGGTCAGTCCAGCAGTTACCGTTTGTCGATCCGGAATGGCTACGATTATTTGTTTAACGGAACCGGAGAGTTACTGCAAATTACAGATGGTTACCGGAATACGGTGGATTTTCAATATACAACATTGGATGGAAACCAAGTCATCTCCCGGATTCAAAATAGTGAAGGTCAGGCACTGACTTTTGCTTATGACAACCTGAAGGTTACCGTACAGCTTGCCGGAACGGACCGGAAAGTAACGTATACACAGCGGGAAGATGAAGGTATTCGCATTTTGCGAGAGTTTACCGATGCACTGGATCGGACAACGACGTATACGTATTACTATCCGGAATCCAAATTCAATTTCCTGCCTGAGCTGCAAAGCAATCAGAATGCGCATGGTATAATGCATACTGCTTTATTGTCGCGTATTACGAGTCCATCTTCTGCCATTACGGATTACGCATACATTCCGGCGATCAAGCAAATGGGTGATGCTTCTTCCTATTTCGTCTTTAAAGTGAGAGAGCGCAAGAGCCATTTCAGTACGACCGATGGCGAAGGTACGTTGGACAAAATCAACTTTGAGTATTCTGGAGAAGATCTGGACTCTTATGGCCAACCAGCCACATGGACAACGAAAATTAAGGCTGCACATACCGTGGATACGTGGACGTTCTCCAAAACGTATGGCGCTGCCACTGAGCCTGAACTGATTTTTGCAGATCAGCATACATTAACTGGTGATGACGCAACCTATACCACGACATTTCAATACGACAGCCAAACGAAACGGAATCTCCCGACCCTAATGACAGAGTGGGTCAGTGTAAGTGGTCTTTCTGGCGAGAAGCTGACTATGACTATGACATACGATACTAACGGTATGTTAACGTCAGCGAAGCAAAGCACAGGACAGGAATCCACCTTTGCTTATGAAACGGGAAAATCCCCCTACCATTGGGTTAAACCTGTTCGAAATACTACAAAAGTGAACAGTACGTTGGAGCAGTATAGTGAAACAACATACAATAATCAAGGTTCCATGTTACGTAGCACTATCAAAAACGGATATGGCGGACAAGTACTCTCCGATTCAGAAGTGAAGCTGGATGATAAAGGCCGCGTCATCAGCAAAACCAACAAAGGTGGTACGCTGGCCAAAGATCGTACTGTGACACTCATTTATCAACTGAGTGCAGGGCATCTGTTGGAATCGACTTCGCTGAACGTGCATGATGCCGCTGGCAAAGCAGAATCTCTAGTGGAGTCGTATAGCTATACGTCTGCCGGTCAACTGGAGACAACGACGAACGCTGCCGGTGAACAAGAAACGAAAAAATATGATCAAATTGGGCGTCTTCTTCAGATTCAACATGCCGATGGTACGCAATCAACGAACTCATATGATGATACAAATAACATCATTACAACTATGTCAGCCGACGGCTTAGTCACTTCACAGCGGTTTAATCCGCTTGGTCTACTTGTGGAAGAAGAAACTGCGGGTGCAACTTATAAATATGCCTATGATGGTGAAGGCAATGTGATAGCTTCGGAAGATGCCGAGGGTAATGTGACGAGGTATGTGGTCAACGCGTTTGGACAAAAAACGGAGACTCAATATCCAGATGGAACCACGGAAAAAACAACCATCGATCCTGTTGGACAAACCGTTACGTACCAGGACGCTT harbors:
- a CDS encoding HAD family hydrolase, with translation MIKALVFDFDGTIIDTETAWYIAFRDAYKEHGVNLTLEIYSQCIGTSLKTFNPYEYLITDLNLPIDREAFREAVQLQHAALMNKEQVRPGIQNYLEAAREAGLKLAVASSSKREWVEQHLEQLKLKDYFEVIRTADDVAHVKPDPELYAQALEALGVTADEAVAIEDSPNGARAAAAAGIHCVVISNTITGTLDFDMPHQRLSCLTDLELNDLISKPLVTTV
- a CDS encoding ADP-ribosylglycohydrolase family protein; this encodes MLDKDRFNGCLLGLAAGDALGTTVEFSSPGTFEPVTDIVGGGVFGLAPGQWTDDTSMALCLAESLVRKEHFDPADQMRRYTNWYEVGYMSSTGTCFDIGGATRNALERFRVTEEPYSGSTDPMTAGNGSIMRLAPIAMAYANHPQDAVHYGKLSSRTTHAATESVEACEVLAAILVAGLRGADKHTMLLSETCHQWRSEASFTPAIEEVVRGSYRDKEPPEIQGSGYVVRSLEAALWAFHKSSTFEEGALLAVNLGDDADTTGAVYGQIAGAYYGRSGIPAHWQNKLAMLETFESLNEAMWVKAEGMSSKNN
- a CDS encoding mannitol-1-phosphate 5-dehydrogenase is translated as MKAVHFGAGNIGRGFIGHMLSASDYEVCFVARNPKKISMLQKRKEYPITLANADQDTTMVSNVTAIHVGEQDRVAEQIASADLITTAVGVSALEDIAEPIAKGIYLRMKNNNQAPLHIIACENAIGGSTRLKKRVYPFLDEQTRTKADRYISFPNAAVDRIVPAQNHKDPLQVTVEPFYEWVVHRPALLDGFKEIEGVHYVDSLEPYIERKMFTVNTGHCVAAYFGYLEEFKTIRQVMSNATLRAKVKQVMEETGAMLVRKHGFHPQKHSQYIHTILERFANPNLTDQVTRVGRSPLRKLSPYDRLVRPAMQASEFGIEIPHLTSAMAAAMLFDHEQDEEAMKLQHMIREDGVSAFIRERMGIPDEHLVHQHVVARYEELKGRKESAILT
- a CDS encoding MFS transporter, whose product is MNKTERRASKSGKGGAFPLSLLCLTVGAFAIGMTEFIIMGLLPNVAADLHVSIPQAGQLITGYALGVAVGAPILTVFTHKIPQKKLLVLLMCIFIIGNALSVIAPTYGLLISARILTAFAHGTFLGVGSLMATRLVAPERRAGAVSVVLAGLTIANIIGVPFGTFIGQQLGWRSSFGAITILGIVSLIGIIRFIPVISQGEPANLGQQFRNLVRPQVLLILLIGAMGCGSLFAVFTYITPMLVDISGFAEQSVTWILVLFGVGVTLGNMLGGRLADWKLMPSLMVNFGVLAVLLAALTLTLENPYLAVITIFCWGVAAFGIMPGLQIRIMNMTREAPLLATTSSHSAFNLGNAGGAYIGGFAITHTGLISVPLYASVIAALGLLGLVISLGMERKQRLPEIPDVVEPAPLS
- a CDS encoding RCC1 domain-containing protein; translation: MEHGSLNQAMLKIKKWPKDPIAAGRRHTVGLTSDGLVMAVGDNKMGQCEVSGWRDIIAVAAGNVHMATNTGNVHTIALKLDRTVEAVGWNKDGQCEVTDWHDIVAIAAGWRHTIGLQSDGKVVAVGRHQEGQCQISSWNDMVAVTAGDWHTLGLKADGTVLAVGNNRYRQCEVSGWRNVVMVAAGYLHSAGLQSDGTVLAVGSNKHGQCDVGSWHGVEAIAVGSNHTIGLKADGTVSAAGWNTYGQCNVSDWHDIVAVAAGCAHTVGLKSDGTLVAVGDNTYGQCDVSGWQGIRMPGNI